From the Candidatus Hydrogenedens sp. genome, the window ATTACTACTATGGAGAACAATAGTACTAAAACAATTCTCTCTTTTTTAAACATATTCTTTTCCTTCTTAGACAGCATATTATTATAACATCTTTTTTAGATTTTATCTTCTATTTTGATTTTCCCTCCAAAATATCTAAAATTTCTTTCTTTAAACTTTCTCTCATTCCTTGCGAAAATCCTGAATGTCCTCCGTGAATGACCCCATCTTTACCTATGATTACTAATCGAGGGATGGATTGAACTAAGTATTGTTCTGCTGTTTTGCCTGTTTTATCCATAAGTACTGGTATTTTTATATTTTGCTTTTCTATGAATCGTGTAATTACATTCTTATCTTCTTGAATATTCACTGCGAAGAATGCAACATCTTTATCTTTTAGCTCTTCACTGACAGCCTGCACAACAGGCATAGCCATTCGACAAGGCCCACACCAGCTTGCCCAGAAATCTAACACCACAACTTTTTTATCCTTAAAATCTTTCAAAGATACTTGAGAGCCATCTAATGAGGTTAAGGTAAAGTCTGGGGCTTTTTTGCCTAATAAGGGGTCTTTGGTTTCTTCTCTCTCAAGTTTCGTAACACCTTCAGGTGGTGTAAATTTGAAAACCTTATCATCTACAGCAGAGTTAAGTTTCCAATCGGTGAAATAATACGTGGCTTTTTTTGCAGTATTGCCTGAACGAATGGTTTCTGCTGATATTCTTATTAATTGTGGATTAGCCTCGTCTGAGAACCAGAGGTCGTAGGTTTCTCCTTTTTCGGTTTCGATTTTGTAATATTTTTCTTTTGTGCCTGTATCGGGATTGGAGACAACTTCATATTTTTTCACCTCAAAATTAATAGGAGTATCTTCTTCACCGAACAGAATTGTATCCATTAGTTCGAGCCCCTGAATGAAACTGAACATCCTTAACCCTTTAGGAGCTTCTCGTTCTATATACTTTTTCTCTT encodes:
- a CDS encoding redoxin family protein, whose translation is MNIGKTTFLLFLTITIFCFFSLYAEQNTEKTTEKQSFLDILKPIQNAETCKVQVKAIYTLTDDNKMQDMQHTFNITTKGDKLSFVSMEYSQGTIQFFRNGPNITIYSDEEKKYIEREAPKGLRMFSFIQGLELMDTILFGEEDTPINFEVKKYEVVSNPDTGTKEKYYKIETEKGETYDLWFSDEANPQLIRISAETIRSGNTAKKATYYFTDWKLNSAVDDKVFKFTPPEGVTKLEREETKDPLLGKKAPDFTLTSLDGSQVSLKDFKDKKVVVLDFWASWCGPCRMAMPVVQAVSEELKDKDVAFFAVNIQEDKNVITRFIEKQNIKIPVLMDKTGKTAEQYLVQSIPRLVIIGKDGVIHGGHSGFSQGMRESLKKEILDILEGKSK